One window of Phycisphaerae bacterium genomic DNA carries:
- a CDS encoding aquaporin has translation MANISKFLAELIGTFALCFVGAGAICIATMQDAGYAGLVGVAAAHGLILSIGVSAAMNVSGGHLNPAVTFAMLVTRRINLTDAIQYVIAQCVGGVAAGVLILFIFKGMQTPGGAQVLEACSIGTPKFDAGLISAPTAALVEIAMTFLLIYAVFGTAVDPRAPKIGGWGIGLTVGACIFLGGPLTGAALNPARCFGTGIVAALSQNHADFWAQQWVYWVGPLAGGAIAGMIYHNLILEKKGS, from the coding sequence ATGGCGAACATTTCAAAATTCTTGGCAGAATTGATCGGCACGTTTGCGCTGTGTTTCGTCGGAGCGGGCGCGATCTGTATCGCGACGATGCAGGACGCGGGGTACGCGGGCCTGGTCGGTGTGGCGGCGGCTCATGGATTGATTCTCTCCATCGGTGTGTCTGCGGCGATGAATGTGTCCGGGGGACACCTGAATCCGGCTGTCACTTTTGCGATGCTCGTGACGCGGCGGATCAATCTCACCGACGCGATTCAATACGTGATTGCCCAGTGTGTGGGTGGCGTGGCCGCGGGAGTGTTGATTCTCTTCATCTTCAAGGGCATGCAGACGCCCGGCGGGGCGCAGGTTCTCGAGGCATGCTCGATCGGCACGCCGAAGTTCGATGCAGGTCTGATCAGCGCGCCGACGGCGGCACTTGTTGAGATTGCGATGACTTTCCTGCTGATTTACGCGGTCTTCGGGACGGCGGTCGATCCGCGTGCGCCGAAGATCGGCGGCTGGGGCATTGGTTTGACGGTTGGCGCGTGCATCTTCCTCGGTGGTCCGCTGACGGGTGCGGCATTGAATCCGGCGCGATGTTTCGGGACGGGCATCGTCGCAGCGCTTTCGCAGAATCACGCGGACTTCTGGGCGCAGCAATGGGTTTATTGGGTCGGCCCGCTGGCCGGCGGAGCGATCGCCGGAATGATCTATCACAACCTGATTCTCGAGAAGAAGGGCTCTTGA
- a CDS encoding cation:proton antiporter has translation MKNRATILYIFMILAGAAGIWAILAAADSMHAPPDLSGTWTLREPDTNKPPISLRIEQSGRFLRVSWNHATSENCKLEPVSADDANQSFQLIGLTRPYAVVLSADRTQLTLRPIGGATDVAPTVSGRRRADAPTQDTTSPEASPADGGAVAPTPSKHHLILRLLCQIAVILAASQLMGRIFEQIRQPKVIGEMVAGIMLGPSLLGWLWPSASEMLFMPGTTLYLDILSQVGVIFFLFLIGLELEPRLLRNRGHTALVVSQSSVITPFLLGGALAAALYPLLFTYRQQIGFAPVALFMGTAMSITAFPVLARILTERNLHKTSVGAVSLTCAAVNDVSAWCILPFIIAFTRSSGFGSAALTAGWSALYLVGMIACIRPLLVRFEKHFDRRGSISRVLVGMIFLLVLLSAAATEAIGIHALFGAFLMGAIMPKSSKFVRELNDKIEDFVIVLLLPIFFAYTGLHTQIGLLNTVELWLFTLLIVAVACAGKFGGSAVAARLCGMNWREASAVGILMNTRGLMELVILNIGRELGVITDAVFAMMVIMAVATTFLTTPILNWVYPDRLLRATRKRELAADAYGILMPVSLPRSAKPLLRLAEVIAGPDENKRNIIALHLRRAEEHEAYRAAINDESAEDRSVIDLIIEQSKSLHIPIEPLAFVSLDPAADIARVAFENQVRLVLMGFHNPVIGRNFLGGTVHRVLQEARTNVGIFIDRGLHGKPRNILVPYLGSPHDKLALELTARIGRNAGAAVTMLHIVKPGRATGTTTDDKLNAKGASEQVFADPTQPVPVTFKVVESDDPIAAVLEYAKPFDLVAIGVAEEWGLTSQLFGWRAERIARDCPSSLLITRRAAPFA, from the coding sequence ATGAAGAACCGCGCAACCATTCTCTACATCTTCATGATCCTCGCCGGGGCAGCCGGTATCTGGGCCATCCTTGCGGCCGCCGACTCCATGCACGCCCCGCCGGATCTCTCCGGCACATGGACCCTCAGAGAGCCCGACACGAACAAGCCCCCCATCTCCCTGCGGATCGAACAATCCGGCCGATTCCTCCGGGTCTCGTGGAACCACGCTACATCCGAAAACTGTAAACTCGAACCCGTCTCCGCCGATGACGCCAACCAGAGCTTCCAACTCATCGGCCTGACCAGGCCCTACGCCGTCGTTCTCTCCGCCGACCGAACCCAACTCACCCTTCGGCCCATCGGCGGCGCAACAGACGTCGCTCCGACTGTCTCCGGCCGCCGAAGGGCCGACGCACCCACACAGGACACCACATCACCCGAAGCATCGCCGGCCGATGGCGGCGCTGTCGCCCCGACGCCGTCAAAGCACCACCTGATTCTCCGCCTGCTGTGCCAGATCGCCGTCATCCTCGCCGCCAGCCAGCTCATGGGGCGCATCTTTGAGCAGATTCGACAGCCCAAGGTCATCGGGGAAATGGTCGCCGGCATCATGCTCGGGCCCAGCCTGCTCGGCTGGCTATGGCCTTCCGCGTCCGAAATGCTCTTCATGCCGGGGACAACCCTGTACCTCGACATCCTCAGCCAGGTCGGCGTGATTTTCTTCCTCTTTCTCATCGGCCTCGAACTCGAACCCAGGTTGCTGCGAAATCGCGGACACACGGCGCTTGTGGTGAGCCAGTCCAGTGTCATCACCCCGTTCCTGCTCGGAGGGGCGCTGGCCGCCGCGCTGTATCCGCTCCTGTTCACCTACCGGCAGCAAATCGGGTTCGCTCCCGTCGCGCTGTTCATGGGCACCGCCATGAGCATCACCGCTTTCCCCGTGCTGGCCCGAATTCTCACGGAACGAAACCTGCACAAGACATCCGTCGGCGCCGTCTCACTGACTTGCGCCGCGGTCAACGACGTGTCAGCATGGTGCATTCTCCCATTCATCATCGCCTTCACCCGGTCCAGCGGATTCGGTTCAGCGGCACTCACTGCGGGATGGTCGGCGCTTTATCTCGTCGGAATGATTGCCTGCATCCGCCCGCTGCTCGTGCGATTCGAGAAGCATTTTGATCGCCGGGGGTCCATCAGCCGCGTGCTCGTGGGAATGATTTTTCTGCTCGTGCTTCTCAGCGCCGCCGCAACCGAGGCCATCGGCATTCACGCGCTCTTCGGCGCCTTCCTCATGGGCGCAATCATGCCGAAGAGCTCCAAATTCGTCCGCGAGCTGAATGACAAAATCGAGGACTTCGTCATCGTACTCCTCTTGCCCATCTTCTTCGCCTACACCGGACTGCACACCCAGATCGGGCTGCTCAACACCGTCGAGCTCTGGCTTTTCACCCTGCTCATCGTCGCCGTGGCATGCGCCGGCAAGTTCGGCGGTTCAGCCGTCGCCGCCCGGCTGTGCGGCATGAACTGGCGCGAGGCGTCTGCCGTGGGCATCCTGATGAACACGCGCGGACTGATGGAACTCGTAATCCTCAATATCGGTCGCGAGCTTGGCGTGATCACGGACGCCGTCTTTGCAATGATGGTCATCATGGCCGTCGCCACGACATTCCTCACCACACCCATTCTCAACTGGGTCTACCCCGATCGCCTTCTCCGCGCGACACGGAAGCGGGAACTCGCCGCAGATGCGTATGGCATCCTCATGCCTGTCTCGCTCCCCCGAAGCGCCAAGCCGTTGCTCCGCCTCGCTGAAGTCATCGCCGGGCCCGATGAAAACAAGCGGAACATCATCGCTCTGCACTTGCGACGCGCGGAGGAACACGAGGCCTATCGAGCAGCCATCAACGACGAAAGCGCCGAGGACCGCTCCGTCATCGACCTGATCATTGAGCAGTCCAAGTCGCTTCACATACCGATTGAGCCGCTCGCTTTTGTCTCACTTGATCCGGCCGCCGACATCGCTCGAGTCGCATTCGAGAATCAGGTCAGACTGGTTCTGATGGGTTTTCACAATCCGGTCATCGGCCGAAACTTTCTCGGGGGCACCGTCCACCGCGTGCTCCAGGAGGCAAGGACCAACGTCGGCATCTTCATTGATCGCGGCCTGCACGGGAAACCCCGAAACATCCTCGTCCCCTACCTCGGCAGCCCGCACGACAAGCTCGCGCTGGAGTTGACCGCGAGGATCGGTCGCAACGCCGGAGCGGCCGTGACGATGCTGCATATCGTCAAGCCGGGACGAGCAACCGGCACGACAACCGATGATAAACTAAATGCGAAAGGCGCTTCCGAGCAGGTGTTCGCCGACCCGACCCAGCCTGTACCGGTCACTTTCAAGGTCGTCGAAAGCGATGACCCCATCGCCGCCGTGCTGGAATACGCGAAGCCCTTCGACCTCGTTGCAATCGGCGTCGCCGAAGAATGGGGACTGACGTCTCAGTTGTTCGGATGGCGCGCGGAGCGAATCGCTCGCGACTGCCCGAGTTCGCTGCTCATCACGCGCCGGGCCGCCCCCTTTGCCTGA
- a CDS encoding carboxypeptidase regulatory-like domain-containing protein: MTFQTIGRTCRVCAAITALAAVSIAAFAEDQQSTETQPRAACCKATDTPSTNAVPAQLARSATMEYVALNEPPGQQSSRRRERAMPNYKVVPVERGGTIEGVVKFEGKEPDAKVLNIVKDHETCDKGEKSRSAIKVDGKGRVAEAVVYLFDITQGRDFPKRESPPVIDQTNCTFQPHVMAVKAGEPVEVLNSDPVAHNINASQRIYTLFNVLQPQKDMRASQKFDRPGLVHIRCNVHDWMEAWVWVFRHPYYCVTAQDGAFKLEGVPAGKYQLAVWQETFGEKFVEVEVKDGETARLDLKVEAPKERQ, translated from the coding sequence ATGACATTCCAAACCATCGGCCGGACCTGCCGGGTGTGCGCCGCGATCACGGCCCTCGCCGCCGTCAGCATCGCAGCCTTCGCCGAGGACCAGCAATCAACCGAAACGCAGCCAAGGGCCGCATGCTGCAAGGCAACCGACACCCCGTCGACCAACGCGGTCCCAGCGCAACTGGCACGCTCCGCCACGATGGAGTATGTCGCGCTGAATGAACCGCCCGGACAGCAATCGAGCCGGCGACGCGAACGCGCCATGCCGAATTACAAAGTCGTCCCCGTCGAACGCGGCGGCACGATCGAAGGCGTGGTCAAATTCGAGGGCAAAGAACCCGACGCCAAGGTGCTCAATATCGTCAAAGACCACGAAACCTGCGACAAGGGCGAAAAGTCACGATCCGCGATCAAAGTGGACGGCAAAGGACGGGTCGCGGAAGCCGTTGTGTACCTGTTTGACATCACCCAGGGACGGGATTTCCCAAAGCGAGAGAGCCCGCCGGTGATCGATCAAACTAACTGCACATTTCAGCCGCACGTCATGGCGGTCAAGGCGGGCGAGCCCGTCGAAGTCCTGAATAGTGACCCGGTTGCCCACAATATCAACGCATCTCAGCGCATCTACACACTATTCAACGTCCTCCAGCCGCAGAAGGACATGCGGGCGTCGCAGAAATTTGACCGGCCGGGCCTCGTCCATATCCGATGCAACGTCCATGATTGGATGGAAGCCTGGGTCTGGGTTTTTCGACATCCATACTATTGCGTCACGGCCCAGGACGGCGCCTTCAAACTCGAAGGCGTGCCGGCCGGCAAATACCAGCTCGCCGTCTGGCAGGAAACGTTTGGTGAAAAATTCGTTGAGGTCGAGGTCAAGGACGGCGAAACAGCGCGGCTCGATCTTAAAGTGGAAGCACCCAAAGAGCGCCAGTAG
- the pheS gene encoding phenylalanine--tRNA ligase subunit alpha: protein MNLNELQEVLSRIAASAEAAIQEAGTVDALRSAESRVMKGPLADILKQIKSFSSEERGLAGQAINQTKNAVESAFAAAQSRLRDAEVSAARLKAAAFDPTLPPPMIQRGSLHPVTAVQREVERVFTGLGFAVVGGPEMETEYYNFEALNIPDTHPARDSQDTFWLTNGWLLRTHTSPCQVRAMKRFGPPIRVIAPGRCFRYEAIDASHENTFFQLEGLLIDKDISISHLIAFMKLLLREVFHRDVKVRLRPGFFPFVEPGFELDMSCAICDGTAVNARGEPCATCKRSGWVEILPCGMVHPNVIRHGGIDPHEYTGFAFGLGLTRLAMMKYGVADIRILNSGDLRGIVHPSRLGGTPVGSGQ from the coding sequence ATGAATCTGAATGAGTTACAAGAGGTGCTTTCAAGAATTGCCGCCAGCGCGGAGGCCGCCATTCAGGAGGCAGGAACGGTTGATGCGCTTCGGTCGGCGGAATCGCGCGTGATGAAGGGCCCGCTGGCGGACATATTGAAGCAGATCAAGTCTTTCTCGTCGGAGGAACGAGGGCTTGCCGGCCAGGCGATCAACCAGACAAAGAATGCCGTGGAGTCCGCGTTTGCCGCGGCGCAGTCGCGCTTGCGCGATGCGGAAGTGTCCGCGGCGCGGCTGAAAGCGGCGGCATTCGATCCGACCCTGCCTCCGCCGATGATCCAGCGAGGCTCGCTGCATCCGGTGACGGCCGTCCAGCGCGAGGTGGAGCGTGTGTTTACGGGCCTTGGATTCGCGGTGGTTGGCGGCCCGGAGATGGAGACGGAGTATTACAACTTCGAGGCCCTGAATATTCCGGACACTCATCCGGCGCGGGATTCGCAGGATACTTTCTGGTTGACAAATGGCTGGCTGCTTCGGACGCACACGAGTCCGTGCCAGGTTCGTGCGATGAAGCGGTTCGGTCCGCCGATTCGGGTGATCGCTCCCGGCCGCTGTTTTCGTTATGAGGCGATCGACGCATCCCATGAGAACACGTTCTTTCAGCTTGAGGGGCTGCTGATCGACAAGGACATCTCGATCTCTCATCTGATCGCGTTCATGAAGCTGCTGCTTCGGGAGGTCTTTCATCGCGACGTGAAGGTTCGGCTGCGGCCGGGCTTTTTCCCGTTTGTCGAGCCGGGATTTGAGCTGGATATGAGTTGCGCGATTTGCGACGGCACGGCGGTCAATGCGCGCGGGGAGCCCTGTGCGACGTGCAAGCGCAGCGGCTGGGTTGAAATTTTACCGTGCGGAATGGTTCATCCCAACGTGATTCGTCATGGGGGCATCGATCCGCACGAATACACCGGTTTTGCGTTCGGCCTGGGGTTAACGCGGCTGGCGATGATGAAATATGGCGTTGCGGACATTCGAATTCTGAACAGCGGCGATCTGCGTGGCATTGTGCATCCATCGCGGCTGGGGGGCACGCCCGTCGGCTCAGGCCAATGA
- a CDS encoding transcriptional repressor translates to MSSHSNRITDRIRLFEARCRERGLALTVQRRVVLEAVLSRDDHPTADQIFEDVRLRIPDVSRTTVYRVLDALVQLGVIGKPSHFGAATRYEPNIHRHHHLVCVNCGQVMDIEDDGSPIDPSPFLGEQAKCFDIVDYSIHFHGVCATCRAGKQPPENEAQPPSAEGEPAP, encoded by the coding sequence ATGTCATCGCATTCGAATAGAATTACCGATCGCATTCGCCTTTTTGAGGCGCGCTGCCGCGAGCGAGGACTGGCGCTGACGGTTCAGCGGCGCGTGGTGCTCGAGGCCGTCCTTTCCCGCGACGATCACCCCACCGCCGATCAGATTTTTGAGGATGTCAGGCTCCGAATCCCCGACGTGTCGCGCACCACCGTCTATCGCGTGCTCGACGCGCTGGTGCAACTCGGCGTCATCGGAAAACCCAGCCACTTCGGCGCCGCGACCCGGTACGAACCCAACATTCACCGCCACCACCACCTGGTTTGCGTCAACTGCGGCCAGGTCATGGACATCGAAGACGATGGCTCGCCCATCGATCCGTCGCCGTTCCTCGGCGAACAGGCAAAGTGTTTTGATATCGTTGACTACTCCATCCACTTTCACGGCGTCTGTGCGACTTGCCGGGCCGGGAAGCAACCGCCCGAAAACGAAGCGCAGCCGCCATCCGCAGAAGGAGAACCCGCACCATGA
- a CDS encoding c-type cytochrome, with protein sequence MSGSAFCKAAALAIAFAATTLTRADSAIAEGPATPKLEPLPPVAIPKDNPMTPEKIELGRMLYFDPRLAGDSSIACAKCHDPEKGFSNGLQMSDAYPGTKHWRHVPTVLNAAYLQQLFWDGRANTLEAQAIGPIAAPIEMNQNYTHLVEKLDNIPEYRERFQRVFKDDVTMDNLAKAIAAFERTIVSKPGPVDKFLMGDKSALNDSQKRGMEIFTGKANCIACHNGPLLTDHGFHTTGVPEIPELTKDADRVATRHFFATDQKYPSPRKVDSDYGREFITKSQSDRGKFKTPSLRELKWTAPYMHNGAFETLEDVIEFYMKGAGDHANKDTLLKPFTLNEQEMDDLIAFLEALSSESPIKVEKPRDLPRKSDGTL encoded by the coding sequence ATGTCAGGATCAGCTTTCTGCAAAGCCGCAGCGCTCGCGATCGCATTCGCCGCGACAACTCTCACCCGCGCCGACAGTGCGATCGCCGAGGGACCCGCCACCCCGAAACTCGAGCCGCTGCCGCCCGTCGCCATCCCCAAAGACAACCCCATGACACCCGAGAAGATCGAACTCGGACGCATGCTCTACTTCGATCCGCGTCTCGCCGGCGACAGCAGCATTGCATGCGCCAAATGCCACGACCCCGAAAAGGGATTCTCAAACGGCCTGCAGATGTCCGACGCCTATCCCGGCACCAAGCACTGGCGACACGTCCCAACCGTTCTCAACGCCGCATATCTACAGCAGCTTTTCTGGGACGGCCGCGCAAACACACTCGAAGCCCAGGCCATCGGCCCCATCGCCGCGCCGATTGAAATGAATCAGAACTACACACACCTCGTTGAGAAGCTGGACAACATCCCCGAGTACCGCGAGCGATTCCAGAGGGTGTTCAAGGATGATGTCACGATGGATAACCTTGCCAAGGCGATTGCGGCCTTCGAGCGCACAATCGTGTCGAAGCCCGGCCCCGTCGACAAATTCCTCATGGGAGACAAATCCGCGCTGAACGATTCCCAGAAACGCGGAATGGAAATCTTCACCGGCAAGGCGAACTGCATCGCATGCCACAACGGCCCGCTCCTCACGGATCACGGCTTTCACACGACGGGCGTTCCCGAAATTCCCGAGCTTACGAAAGACGCCGACCGCGTCGCGACGCGGCACTTCTTCGCCACCGACCAGAAATACCCCAGCCCGCGAAAGGTCGACAGCGACTACGGACGCGAATTCATTACCAAGAGCCAATCCGACCGTGGCAAATTCAAGACGCCTTCGCTTCGCGAACTGAAGTGGACCGCGCCCTACATGCACAATGGTGCATTCGAAACCCTGGAAGATGTCATTGAGTTCTACATGAAGGGCGCCGGCGACCACGCCAACAAGGATACGCTCCTCAAGCCGTTCACACTGAACGAGCAGGAAATGGACGACTTGATCGCATTCCTCGAGGCGCTTTCATCCGAGTCACCCATCAAGGTCGAAAAGCCCCGAGACCTTCCTCGAAAATCAGACGGCACACTCTGA